A segment of the Aureliella helgolandensis genome:
CGCCTTTGGTAATCAGTTTGTCCTCCAGGGCTTTGAGCATTAGTTCTTCGCTGTCAAAGCACTTGGCGGGCCCTGAAAACTGCAGGCCTTCTTTTCCGGTGATTTTCGCAACTGCTCCTTCAGGAGCGAGATTTCCTCTCAGAATCTGAAGGTGACCGGTCGCTTTGATCGGGTTCTCTAGCGGTTGCACCACTTTTTGGCCTGCTTTGAGGCCGGGCACCGATTCCAGGTTTTCAGCGAGTGTCTTGCCAGTGACGGTCATGCAATCGCCGGTCATCAGGCCGTTTTCCAACAAGTACTTCATGACCGCCGGGGTACCGCCCACCGAGTGGAGATCTTCTTGGACAAATTTGCCACTGGGCTTCAGGTCGGCCAAGAATGGAACCCGGTCGCTGACTGCTTGGAAGTCATCGATGGTCAAGTTGAGTTCGACGCTGCGCGCCATGGCGATCAAATGGAGCACTGCATTGGTCGATCCACCCAGTGCCACGACGACGGTCATCGCGTTTTCAAAGGCCGCGCGGGTCATGATATCGCGCGGTTTGATGTCCTTTTCGAGCAGGTGCAGGATTGCCTTGCCGGCGCGATGGCACTCATCGATCTTCGCGGGATCTTCAGCTGGAATTGAACCGCTGTAGGGAAGGCTCATTCCCAGGGCTTCGATCGCCGAAGCCATGGTGTTGGCTGTGTACATGCCCCCACAAGCTCCAGCTCCAGGGCAGCTGTGACGGACGATTTCCTGGCGTTCCTCGTCGGTAATCTCTCCCGTCAGGTATTGCCCGTAGCACTGGAATGCCGAGACGATATCGAGGGATTGGCCATTCCACTTGCCCGCCCGAATGGTGCCGCCGTAGACCATCAATGCGGGACGGTTGAGCCGGCCCATGGCCATCAGGCAGCCGGGCATGTTTTTGTCGCAACCCGGCAAGGCGATAAGTGCATCGTACCATTGCCCCCCCATGATGGTTTCCATTGAATCGGCGATCAGATCTCGCGATTGGAGAGAGAAGCTCATCCCCTCGGTGCCCATCGAGATTCCGTCGCTTACGCCGACCGTATTGAATCGCATACCCATCAAGCCAACTTTGGTGACCCCTTCCTTGACGGCGTCCGCCAGTTTCAGAAGGTGCATATTGCACGAGTTGCCGTCATACCACACGCTACCGATCCCAACTTGTGCCTTGTTCATATCCTCAGGCTGCATGCCTGTCGCGTAGAGCATCGCTTGGGAGGCTCCCTGGCTGCGGGGTTGAGTGATGCGGCTACTGAACTTGTTGAGTTGGTTTGTCATGGCTACTTTGGAGCGAGGGTTAACGGTGAGGGAATGCAAGGCCAAAAGGAGGCGGTGTGGCCGTGGGAACACGCACCCGCGGATTGTTCAAATGCTAACCCGCAGTGTGCCGGACTGTCGATCTCGCCATCGGCTGCTGCGAGAGCCTGGCAGCGGCGGCTGTCGCACCGTGGCAGGTCGGATCGCGATTTTCCGCTAGAGCTGAAAACCGACTCAATCGACAGCTGCCCAGGCCGTTTCGGTAAAAGCATTCTGAATGCGTTCTTGCCGATCGCTGAGGCATTGAAAGTAAATGTCCCTTTGGCTTCAAGCCTCTAGTCTACTTTTGCCCCGCCGCAGTGGGTAGGATGGACAGCGGTCAAAACACATTTGTCATCAAAAAGGACAGTTAGCGAATGTTGATTCCACAACTCCTTAGCGTCCGGGCAGCTGAGGGGATACTATGCCTGATGCCATTCTTCTGCCCTATGGGGTGGGCCCAAGAGTCTCCGCAGCCCCCCCAAGTCCTGGAGGCTGCCGCACCGATTGAATCGGGCTTTACTCCCTTATTTGACGGACGCTCACTTTCCGGTTGGGAGGGGAATTCCGAATATTTTCGCGTTGAAGAAAATTCTATCGTAGCCGGCTCTCTTAAACGGAAGATCCCCCATAACGAGTTCCTGTGCACCGAAAGGGAGTACGGTGATTTCGATTTGCGCTACGAAATGCGCATCCTGGGCGAAGGGAATAACGCCGGTGTCCAGTTTCGATCACATCGCGTCGCAGGTGAGACCGAGGTCAGCGGTTACCAATGCGATGCTGGCATGGCTTGGGACCGGCCTGTGTGGGGTGCGCTGTATGATGAATCGCGCCGCCGCAAAATGTTGGCTGAAGGTCCGCCTGAATCGCTGGCAAAGTGGCTGAAAGCAGGGGAGTGGAACGAGATGCGGATCCTGGCCGAAGGAGCACGCGTGCGGCTGTTCCTCAACGGGCACCAAACAATCGATTACACCGAAGCCGACGCTGGCATCGCCCGCAAGGGGGTGATTGGCTTGCAAATCCACTCTGGACCTCCCACCGAAGCGTGGTACCGTAAAATCCGCATCCAAGAGCTATAGCTCGACTTGCCGCAACTGGCTGCTTGACATCTTGGGGCGCCGAGTTACTATCTGAGGGTGCTTGGTGGCGAGCGTAGCATTACGCCTCGCGAACAGGGAACTCCGG
Coding sequences within it:
- the ilvD gene encoding dihydroxy-acid dehydratase → MTNQLNKFSSRITQPRSQGASQAMLYATGMQPEDMNKAQVGIGSVWYDGNSCNMHLLKLADAVKEGVTKVGLMGMRFNTVGVSDGISMGTEGMSFSLQSRDLIADSMETIMGGQWYDALIALPGCDKNMPGCLMAMGRLNRPALMVYGGTIRAGKWNGQSLDIVSAFQCYGQYLTGEITDEERQEIVRHSCPGAGACGGMYTANTMASAIEALGMSLPYSGSIPAEDPAKIDECHRAGKAILHLLEKDIKPRDIMTRAAFENAMTVVVALGGSTNAVLHLIAMARSVELNLTIDDFQAVSDRVPFLADLKPSGKFVQEDLHSVGGTPAVMKYLLENGLMTGDCMTVTGKTLAENLESVPGLKAGQKVVQPLENPIKATGHLQILRGNLAPEGAVAKITGKEGLQFSGPAKCFDSEELMLKALEDKLITKGDVIIIRYEGPQGGPGMPEMLTPTSAIMGAGLGKDVALLTDGRFSGGSHGFIVGHVTPEAQVGGPIALVQDGDVVSLDANTNSLDVDVSDDELARRRAAWSAPPLKATRGTLYKYIKNVKSASEGCVTDE
- a CDS encoding 3-keto-disaccharide hydrolase codes for the protein MLIPQLLSVRAAEGILCLMPFFCPMGWAQESPQPPQVLEAAAPIESGFTPLFDGRSLSGWEGNSEYFRVEENSIVAGSLKRKIPHNEFLCTEREYGDFDLRYEMRILGEGNNAGVQFRSHRVAGETEVSGYQCDAGMAWDRPVWGALYDESRRRKMLAEGPPESLAKWLKAGEWNEMRILAEGARVRLFLNGHQTIDYTEADAGIARKGVIGLQIHSGPPTEAWYRKIRIQEL